A genomic window from Streptomyces mirabilis includes:
- a CDS encoding DUF6777 domain-containing protein: MAVGVSSVSPFFKEDRQLGTDIHLPEARPSGGVQASNSPGLYGGAPDGSDGSGSPAPAPEPGTAPGTGTGPGTGVWGGTTKPGTCAVAKLKKFLTDPKNSAKAQEWARVLHISTDQIPSYIDQLTPVVLRHDTLVTNHDYKNGKAVSYAALLQAGIAILVDQQGLPAVKCSCGNPLLPFEGKASKTDVRFKNGNHQWADYRQDRAVVVEPPPGAQEIHKLQLVDVHNPDRGIARPVGSDGSQDRSFDTQQKHAVPPVTGMTFAEATRRLTDAGLGMSYAGDTLPADDAQVTASRPAEGSQVAWGTSVVLSAPSDSPPESGGGPATPSDSGTSTGGTNGAGGTSTGGTNGARSDPGTTPPTPSGGSSGPSSGPSSGGASSGSASPSDGGTGSSVPTDTGTPTPTKPAAPTDTSGGTGGGTTSDPSHTSPTGSPASSVPTTPSATAPTAPTAEPTSHAPTSHEPTSTKPTVSSAPPPSEPVSSTPPAPVDPGTSDSAPGGPTESAA; encoded by the coding sequence GTGGCGGTGGGGGTTTCCTCGGTCTCCCCCTTCTTCAAGGAGGACCGACAGCTCGGCACGGACATCCATCTGCCCGAGGCCCGGCCCAGCGGTGGCGTGCAGGCCAGTAACAGTCCCGGGCTGTACGGCGGGGCCCCTGACGGCAGCGACGGAAGCGGTTCACCGGCACCGGCGCCCGAACCCGGTACCGCACCCGGCACCGGCACCGGCCCTGGCACCGGCGTGTGGGGCGGCACCACGAAACCCGGCACCTGCGCCGTGGCGAAGTTGAAGAAATTCCTCACCGACCCCAAGAACTCGGCGAAGGCCCAGGAATGGGCGCGGGTCCTGCATATAAGCACGGATCAGATCCCGAGTTATATCGATCAACTCACACCCGTCGTACTGCGTCACGACACTCTCGTGACGAATCACGACTACAAGAACGGCAAGGCGGTTTCGTACGCCGCGCTGCTGCAGGCCGGAATCGCCATTCTGGTCGACCAACAGGGACTGCCCGCGGTGAAGTGCTCCTGCGGCAATCCGCTGCTCCCCTTCGAGGGAAAGGCCTCGAAGACCGATGTGCGGTTCAAGAACGGCAACCATCAGTGGGCCGACTACCGGCAGGACCGCGCCGTGGTGGTCGAGCCGCCGCCCGGGGCACAGGAGATCCACAAGCTCCAGCTCGTCGACGTGCACAACCCCGACCGGGGGATCGCCCGCCCGGTGGGCAGCGACGGCAGCCAGGACCGGTCCTTCGACACCCAGCAGAAGCACGCCGTACCGCCGGTCACCGGCATGACCTTCGCCGAGGCGACCCGGCGGCTGACCGACGCGGGGCTGGGAATGTCGTACGCCGGTGACACCCTGCCGGCCGACGACGCCCAGGTGACGGCGTCCCGGCCGGCCGAGGGCAGCCAGGTCGCCTGGGGCACGTCGGTCGTCCTGTCGGCGCCGTCCGACAGCCCGCCGGAGAGCGGCGGTGGTCCCGCCACGCCGTCGGATTCCGGCACGAGCACGGGCGGCACGAACGGAGCGGGCGGCACGAGCACCGGCGGCACGAACGGGGCGCGCTCGGATCCCGGGACGACCCCGCCCACTCCGTCCGGGGGATCGTCCGGCCCCTCTTCCGGCCCCTCGTCCGGCGGCGCGTCGTCGGGCAGCGCCTCGCCGTCCGACGGCGGCACCGGGTCGAGTGTCCCTACGGATACGGGCACCCCCACCCCCACGAAGCCCGCCGCTCCCACGGACACGAGCGGCGGAACGGGCGGCGGAACGACGTCGGACCCGTCGCACACCTCTCCGACCGGCTCACCTGCGAGCAGTGTCCCGACCACCCCCTCGGCCACTGCCCCCACCGCGCCGACGGCCGAACCGACGTCACACGCACCGACCTCGCACGAACCGACCTCGACCAAGCCCACCGTCAGCAGCGCGCCGCCGCCGAGTGAGCCCGTGTCGAGCACACCGCCCGCCCCGGTCGACCCGGGTACGAGCGACTCCGCGCCCGGTGGGCCCACCGAGAGCGCGGCCTGA
- a CDS encoding serine/threonine-protein kinase gives MTAGSAQSGVGRIIDGRYLLLKQVGSGGMGHVWLAHDQRLDCDVALKEIRFRDVREGSEEHESRIARARAEARHAAVLRGHPHVVTVHDVLEHDGLPWIVMEYVAGAEDLRAWLARRGPLAPDECARVGLAVLDALTAGHERGIMHRDVKPANILLAPDRAGTPGARILLTDYGVSVQPDSPETRWTRTSVLVGTAGYLAPERAQGAQPTAASDLFSLGCTLYFGVEGHGPFDRDSHLGALAAVVSEEAPPSRRAGALGPIIDALLVKDPALRISAERTAAALARIILPEPHPPTQVDTGSQPAWAGLVTSDGPGGPAPPGRPPGGPSRDHDYAPPAHDQSPSPARDQGLARERGFAAPGSYVPTAQASPAPTQHATYAPMAQAAGAPAAYAPRPGQGFGPPTPLPPQPGAGFGPPSFVGPAAPAPGPGGGRHKRTLPLQVTAALLLALSLTAGVIWGMARYDGTRTPVAPYGAQVGLSAPLKKGDCVLSDPSPAPSSGTPRLQLDPSCGALRPDGQVMELYKARSFEEAGSDGPDQCAERTKATADKLAWHVQSLAVVPTREGFDATGGNVACLLVGKHGPVYGRLGALRPYGMAFEDATQMQQGDCLGHARGDASEYTHYELVSCDQDHVGRVFRITHLTTLTPGKKPDAEADAQCAADAPPQQRDYPADTYVSHGLRSTGLWRKGYYLVVCSIERLDKSLMHGGE, from the coding sequence ATGACAGCAGGATCAGCGCAGTCGGGAGTGGGCCGGATCATCGACGGCCGGTATCTGCTTCTGAAGCAGGTCGGCTCCGGCGGGATGGGCCACGTCTGGCTCGCCCACGACCAGCGGCTCGACTGCGACGTGGCGCTCAAGGAGATCAGGTTCCGCGATGTGCGGGAGGGGAGTGAGGAGCACGAGTCCCGGATCGCGCGCGCCCGCGCCGAGGCCCGGCACGCGGCGGTGCTGCGCGGCCACCCGCACGTGGTGACGGTCCACGACGTCCTGGAGCACGACGGCCTGCCATGGATCGTGATGGAGTACGTGGCGGGCGCCGAGGACCTGCGGGCCTGGCTCGCCCGGCGCGGCCCGCTGGCACCCGACGAGTGCGCCCGCGTCGGCCTCGCGGTGCTGGACGCGCTGACCGCCGGGCACGAGCGCGGCATCATGCACCGGGACGTCAAACCGGCCAACATCCTGCTCGCCCCGGACCGCGCGGGCACCCCCGGCGCGCGCATCCTCCTCACCGACTACGGCGTCTCGGTCCAGCCGGACTCCCCCGAGACCCGCTGGACCCGTACCTCCGTCCTGGTCGGCACGGCGGGCTATCTGGCACCGGAGCGGGCGCAGGGCGCGCAGCCGACCGCGGCCTCCGACCTGTTCTCGCTGGGCTGCACTCTGTACTTCGGTGTGGAGGGCCACGGCCCCTTCGACCGCGACAGCCACCTGGGGGCGCTCGCCGCGGTGGTCTCGGAGGAGGCGCCGCCGTCCCGGCGGGCCGGTGCGCTGGGGCCGATCATCGACGCGCTGCTGGTCAAGGACCCCGCCCTGCGGATCTCCGCGGAACGGACGGCGGCGGCCCTGGCCCGGATCATCCTGCCCGAACCCCATCCGCCGACCCAGGTCGACACCGGCTCGCAGCCCGCGTGGGCGGGGCTCGTCACCTCCGACGGGCCCGGCGGTCCTGCGCCACCGGGCCGGCCCCCGGGCGGCCCGTCCAGGGACCACGACTACGCGCCGCCCGCACACGACCAGAGCCCGTCCCCCGCCCGGGACCAGGGACTGGCCCGGGAACGGGGTTTCGCGGCACCGGGTTCGTACGTCCCCACGGCCCAGGCCTCTCCCGCGCCGACGCAGCACGCGACGTACGCACCCATGGCGCAGGCAGCCGGTGCCCCGGCCGCGTACGCCCCTCGACCGGGCCAGGGCTTCGGTCCGCCGACCCCGCTCCCCCCGCAGCCCGGTGCCGGCTTCGGTCCGCCCAGTTTCGTCGGGCCCGCCGCACCCGCCCCGGGTCCCGGCGGGGGGCGTCACAAGCGGACACTGCCTCTGCAGGTGACCGCCGCACTGCTCCTCGCTCTGTCGCTGACGGCGGGAGTGATCTGGGGTATGGCCCGGTACGACGGGACGCGGACGCCCGTAGCCCCGTACGGCGCCCAGGTCGGGCTCTCCGCACCGCTCAAGAAGGGCGACTGCGTACTGAGCGACCCGTCCCCCGCGCCGTCCTCGGGTACCCCGCGTCTGCAACTGGATCCGAGCTGCGGAGCGCTGCGCCCCGACGGGCAGGTGATGGAGCTGTACAAGGCCCGCTCCTTCGAGGAGGCCGGCAGCGACGGACCGGACCAGTGCGCGGAGCGGACGAAGGCGACCGCCGACAAACTCGCCTGGCACGTCCAGAGCCTGGCCGTGGTGCCCACCCGCGAGGGCTTCGACGCCACCGGCGGGAACGTCGCATGCCTGCTGGTCGGGAAGCACGGTCCGGTGTACGGCAGGCTCGGCGCCCTCCGCCCGTACGGGATGGCGTTCGAGGACGCGACCCAGATGCAGCAGGGCGACTGCCTCGGCCATGCCCGCGGCGACGCGAGCGAATACACCCACTACGAACTCGTCTCCTGCGACCAGGACCATGTGGGCCGGGTCTTCCGGATCACGCACCTCACCACCCTCACACCGGGCAAGAAGCCCGATGCCGAGGCGGACGCACAATGCGCGGCCGACGCCCCGCCGCAGCAACGCGACTATCCCGCCGACACCTATGTGAGTCATGGCCTGCGCAGCACAGGACTGTGGAGGAAGGGGTACTACCTGGTGGTCTGCAGCATCGAGCGTCTGGACAAGTCCCTCATGCACGGAGGCGAGTAG
- a CDS encoding sensor histidine kinase, with the protein MSGFLAGLCVAVLPLLAAGFWLGRRTARPENLGGLGTPVEHATFETLHTASLAAPPLRAGLTGETARKSARRLRTLLGTDALCLTDQDTVLAWDGLGEHHRTEIMERLGSPLETGRGEAFRLNCDEPDCSLRWAVVAPLTVDDRVHGALVACAPRESAVLVRAAGEVARWVSVQLELADLDQSRTRLIEAEIKALRAQISPHFIFNSLAVIASFVRTDPERARELLLEFADFTRYSFRRHGDFTTLADELHAIDHYLALVRARFGDRLSVTLQIAPEVLPVALPFLCLQPLVENAVKHGLEGKTDKSHISITAQDAGAEALVVIEDNGTGMDPDRLRRILAGEVSPSGGIGLSNVDDRLRQVYGDAYGLVIETAVGAGMKITARLPKYQPGVHSAGPLPRE; encoded by the coding sequence GTGAGCGGATTCCTGGCGGGCCTGTGCGTCGCCGTGCTCCCGCTGCTCGCCGCCGGGTTCTGGCTCGGCAGGCGCACCGCGCGGCCCGAGAACCTCGGCGGCCTCGGCACCCCCGTCGAACACGCCACCTTCGAGACCCTGCACACCGCCTCGCTGGCCGCGCCCCCACTGCGCGCGGGCCTCACCGGCGAGACCGCCCGCAAGTCCGCGCGACGACTGCGCACCCTGCTCGGCACGGACGCCCTGTGTCTCACCGACCAGGACACCGTCCTCGCCTGGGACGGTCTGGGGGAGCACCACCGCACCGAGATCATGGAACGGCTCGGCAGCCCGCTGGAGACCGGCCGCGGCGAGGCCTTCCGGCTGAACTGCGACGAGCCCGACTGCTCCCTGCGCTGGGCCGTCGTCGCACCGCTCACCGTCGACGACCGCGTCCACGGAGCGCTGGTCGCCTGCGCGCCCCGCGAGTCCGCCGTCCTCGTCCGGGCCGCGGGTGAGGTCGCCCGCTGGGTCTCCGTGCAATTGGAGCTCGCCGACCTCGACCAGTCCCGCACCCGTCTGATCGAGGCCGAGATCAAGGCCCTGCGCGCCCAGATCTCCCCGCACTTCATCTTCAACTCGCTGGCGGTGATCGCCTCGTTCGTCCGCACCGACCCCGAGCGAGCCCGCGAACTGCTCCTGGAATTCGCCGACTTCACGCGCTACTCGTTCCGCAGGCACGGCGACTTCACCACCCTCGCCGACGAACTGCACGCCATCGACCACTACTTGGCGCTGGTCAGAGCCCGCTTCGGCGACCGCCTCTCGGTCACCCTGCAGATAGCCCCCGAGGTGCTGCCGGTCGCGCTGCCCTTCCTCTGCCTCCAGCCCCTCGTGGAGAACGCCGTCAAACACGGACTGGAGGGCAAGACCGACAAGAGCCACATCAGCATCACCGCCCAGGACGCGGGCGCCGAAGCCCTGGTCGTGATCGAGGACAACGGCACCGGAATGGATCCCGACCGGCTGCGCCGGATCCTCGCCGGGGAGGTGAGCCCCTCCGGCGGCATCGGACTGTCCAACGTCGACGACCGGCTCCGCCAGGTGTACGGGGACGCGTACGGCCTCGTCATCGAGACCGCGGTGGGAGCGGGCATGAAGATCACCGCCCGGCTGCCGAAGTACCAGCCGGGGGTGCATTCGGCGGGACCGCTGCCCAGGGAGTGA
- a CDS encoding cation acetate symporter has translation MNQNYAVPAVALVVVATVLVGAFGLRISRTTSDFYVASRTVGPRLNAAAISGEYLSAASFLGIAGLVLVQGPDMLWYPVGYTAGYLVLLLFVAAPLRRSGAYTLPDFAEARLGSPAVRRLAGAFVVGVGWLYLLPQLQGAGLTLAVLTEAPDWFGGVLVAVVVVATVAAGGMRSITFVQAFQYWLKLTALLVPALFLVLAWQADGAPRQAFAEPATFREQRVVRIDDSLDLRLSAPLGVTATGQVDGHRYDGERLRLRAGVHHIERGTRLTFAKGDPVPAAERGSSGGMSTSLAAGREERPLYATYGLILATFLGTMGLPHVVVRFYTSPHGVAARRTTVAVLGLIGAFYLLPPVYGALGRLYAPELSLTGNADAAVLLLPDRVIGGLGADLLGALVAGGAFAAFLSTASGLTMAVAGVLTQDVLPARGVRHFRLGTVLAMAVPLAASVIVGGLPVADAVGLAFAVSASSFCPLLVLGIWWRRLTPPGAAAGMLGGGGAAFVAVAATMAGYPGSGALHALLAWPALWSVPLGFLTMVLVSLATAGRVPTGTAAILARFHLPEELAGGDRRADADARGEAKA, from the coding sequence GTGAATCAGAACTACGCCGTCCCCGCCGTCGCCCTCGTCGTCGTGGCGACCGTCCTGGTCGGCGCGTTCGGCCTGCGCATCTCCCGGACCACCTCCGACTTCTACGTCGCCTCACGCACCGTGGGCCCCCGGCTCAACGCGGCCGCGATCAGCGGCGAGTACCTCTCCGCCGCCTCCTTCCTCGGCATCGCGGGCCTCGTCCTCGTCCAGGGCCCCGACATGCTCTGGTACCCCGTCGGCTACACGGCCGGCTATCTCGTTCTGCTCCTGTTCGTCGCGGCCCCGCTGCGCCGCTCCGGCGCGTACACCCTGCCCGACTTCGCGGAGGCGCGCCTCGGCTCACCGGCCGTGCGACGCCTCGCCGGTGCCTTCGTGGTCGGGGTCGGCTGGCTGTATCTGCTGCCCCAACTACAGGGTGCCGGGCTGACGTTGGCCGTCCTGACCGAAGCGCCCGACTGGTTCGGCGGGGTGCTCGTCGCGGTCGTCGTGGTCGCCACCGTCGCCGCCGGAGGCATGCGCAGCATCACCTTCGTACAGGCCTTCCAGTACTGGCTCAAGCTCACCGCCCTATTGGTCCCCGCACTCTTCCTGGTCCTCGCCTGGCAGGCCGACGGCGCCCCGCGCCAGGCCTTCGCCGAACCCGCGACCTTCCGCGAGCAGCGCGTCGTCCGTATCGACGACAGCCTCGACCTGAGGCTCTCGGCCCCGCTGGGCGTCACGGCCACCGGCCAGGTCGACGGCCACCGCTACGACGGCGAGCGGCTCCGACTCCGCGCGGGCGTCCACCACATCGAGCGCGGCACCCGGCTCACCTTCGCCAAGGGCGACCCCGTCCCGGCCGCCGAGCGGGGCAGCAGCGGCGGCATGTCGACCTCGCTGGCGGCGGGCCGCGAGGAACGCCCGCTGTACGCCACGTACGGACTGATCCTCGCGACCTTCCTCGGCACGATGGGACTGCCGCACGTCGTCGTCCGCTTCTACACCAGCCCGCACGGTGTCGCGGCCCGCCGCACCACGGTCGCCGTCCTCGGCCTCATCGGCGCGTTCTACCTGCTGCCGCCCGTCTACGGGGCGCTCGGTCGCCTGTACGCCCCCGAACTGAGCCTCACCGGGAACGCCGACGCCGCCGTCCTGCTGCTGCCCGACCGCGTGATCGGCGGGCTCGGCGCGGATCTCCTGGGCGCGCTGGTGGCGGGCGGGGCCTTCGCGGCGTTCCTGTCGACCGCGTCCGGACTCACCATGGCGGTGGCCGGGGTGCTCACCCAGGACGTGCTGCCCGCGCGCGGCGTACGCCACTTCCGGCTGGGCACCGTGCTCGCCATGGCGGTACCCCTCGCGGCGAGCGTGATCGTCGGCGGACTGCCCGTCGCCGACGCCGTCGGACTCGCCTTCGCCGTGTCCGCTTCCTCCTTCTGCCCGCTGCTCGTCCTCGGCATCTGGTGGCGGCGGCTGACCCCACCCGGCGCGGCCGCCGGAATGCTCGGCGGCGGCGGCGCCGCCTTCGTCGCCGTCGCCGCGACCATGGCGGGCTACCCGGGCTCGGGCGCGCTGCACGCCCTGCTCGCCTGGCCCGCGCTCTGGTCGGTGCCGCTCGGGTTCCTCACCATGGTCCTGGTGTCGCTGGCCACGGCCGGACGGGTGCCGACCGGAACGGCGGCGATCCTGGCCCGGTTCCACCTGCCGGAAGAACTGGCCGGAGGAGACAGGCGCGCGGACGCCGACGCACGCGGGGAGGCCAAGGCGTGA
- a CDS encoding LytTR family DNA-binding domain-containing protein, with the protein MLRALAVDDEQPSLEELLYLLNADPRISSAEGASDATEALRRINRALESGPGGPEAIDVVFLDIHMPGLDGLDLARLLTGFAVPPLVVFVTAHEGFAVQAFDLKAVDYVLKPVRRERLAEAVRRAAQLQDTAPRIPVHEPDPDHISVELGGVTRFVAVEDITHVEAHGDYARLHTAQGSHLVRIPLSTLEERWRSRGFVRIHRRHLVALRHIGELRLDAGAVSVLVDSVELQVSRRHTRELRDLLMRRTTS; encoded by the coding sequence ATGCTGCGCGCGCTCGCCGTCGACGACGAACAACCGTCCCTCGAGGAACTCCTCTACCTCCTGAACGCCGATCCCCGGATCTCCAGCGCCGAGGGCGCGAGCGACGCGACCGAGGCGCTGCGCCGGATCAACCGGGCCCTGGAGTCCGGACCCGGCGGGCCCGAAGCCATCGACGTCGTCTTCCTCGACATCCACATGCCCGGACTCGACGGACTCGACCTCGCCCGGCTGCTCACCGGCTTCGCCGTACCGCCGCTCGTCGTGTTCGTCACCGCCCACGAGGGCTTCGCCGTCCAGGCCTTCGACCTCAAGGCCGTCGACTACGTCCTCAAGCCGGTACGGCGGGAGCGGCTGGCCGAAGCCGTCCGGCGGGCCGCCCAACTCCAGGACACCGCACCGCGGATACCCGTCCACGAGCCCGACCCGGACCACATATCCGTCGAACTCGGCGGCGTCACCCGCTTCGTGGCCGTCGAGGACATCACCCACGTCGAGGCACACGGCGACTACGCACGTCTGCACACCGCCCAGGGCAGCCATCTCGTCCGCATCCCGCTCTCCACCCTGGAGGAACGCTGGCGCTCACGCGGCTTCGTCCGCATCCACCGACGCCATCTCGTCGCCCTGCGCCACATCGGCGAACTCCGCCTGGACGCGGGCGCCGTGAGCGTCCTCGTCGACTCCGTCGAACTCCAGGTCAGCCGCCGGCACACCCGCGAACTGCGCGATCTGCTGATGCGCCGGACCACGAGCTGA
- a CDS encoding Lrp/AsnC family transcriptional regulator, which yields MNSKPAMFDELDRKIITALVANARTSFAEIGTAIGLSATAVKRRVDRLRETGVITGFTATVKPTALGWRTEAYVEVYCEGAAPPRRLAEVVRNHPEITAAMTVTGGADALLHVRATDVDHFEEVLERIRTEPFIRKTISYMVLSHLLPEAPEAGATHAAPQDALDASNLR from the coding sequence ATGAACAGCAAGCCCGCGATGTTCGACGAACTCGACCGCAAGATCATCACGGCTCTGGTGGCCAACGCCCGGACGAGCTTCGCCGAGATCGGCACGGCGATCGGACTGTCGGCCACCGCGGTCAAGCGCCGTGTCGACCGGCTCCGCGAGACCGGTGTGATCACCGGGTTCACGGCCACGGTGAAGCCGACGGCGCTCGGCTGGCGCACGGAGGCGTACGTCGAGGTGTACTGCGAGGGCGCGGCGCCGCCTCGGCGGCTCGCGGAGGTGGTCCGCAACCATCCGGAGATCACCGCGGCCATGACGGTGACGGGCGGCGCGGACGCGCTGCTCCATGTGCGGGCCACGGATGTGGACCACTTCGAGGAGGTGCTGGAGCGGATCCGCACCGAGCCCTTCATCCGGAAGACGATCAGCTACATGGTGCTGTCGCACCTGCTGCCGGAGGCCCCGGAGGCGGGCGCCACCCACGCGGCCCCACAGGATGCGCTGGACGCATCAAACCTGCGTTGA
- the ddaH gene encoding dimethylargininase — MPDSRVPRPRRFLVCEPRHFAVQYAINPWMHPDAHVDVDLARDQWAALIGAYRAHGHTVDTVEPVADLPDMVFAANSALVLAGRVFGSYFHAPQRRPESTAYETWFKAAGFDVYRPESVCEGEGDLVPVGRYVLAGTGFRTTPEAHREVQEFFGVPVVGLQLVDPRFYHLDTALFVLDDGPEANVAYYPEAFSPGSREVLARLFPDAVLATREDAFTFGLNSVSDGRHVFIAPRAEALADRLARHGYVPVPVDLSEFHKAGGGIKCCTQEIRS, encoded by the coding sequence GTGCCTGACAGCCGTGTGCCGCGCCCTCGGCGCTTTCTCGTCTGTGAACCCAGACACTTCGCCGTGCAGTACGCGATCAATCCCTGGATGCATCCCGACGCCCACGTGGACGTCGATCTGGCCCGTGACCAGTGGGCGGCGCTGATCGGCGCCTACCGGGCCCACGGCCACACCGTGGACACGGTGGAGCCCGTGGCGGATCTCCCGGACATGGTGTTCGCGGCGAACTCCGCGCTGGTCCTGGCGGGCCGGGTCTTCGGCTCGTACTTCCACGCGCCGCAGCGCCGCCCCGAGTCCACCGCGTACGAGACCTGGTTCAAGGCGGCCGGTTTCGACGTCTACCGTCCCGAATCCGTCTGCGAGGGCGAGGGAGACCTCGTCCCGGTGGGCCGGTACGTACTGGCCGGCACCGGATTCCGGACGACCCCCGAGGCGCACCGCGAGGTGCAGGAGTTCTTCGGTGTCCCGGTGGTCGGCCTCCAACTGGTGGACCCGCGTTTCTACCATCTGGACACGGCGCTCTTCGTCCTGGACGACGGGCCCGAGGCGAACGTCGCGTACTACCCGGAGGCGTTCTCGCCCGGCAGTCGCGAGGTCCTGGCCCGGCTCTTCCCGGACGCGGTGCTCGCGACCCGTGAGGACGCGTTCACCTTCGGCCTGAACTCCGTCTCCGACGGCCGCCACGTGTTCATCGCGCCGCGCGCCGAGGCCCTCGCCGACCGGCTCGCCCGCCACGGCTACGTCCCCGTCCCCGTCGACCTCTCCGAGTTCCACAAGGCCGGCGGTGGCATCAAGTGCTGCACCCAGGAGATCCGCTCATGA
- the rocD gene encoding ornithine--oxo-acid transaminase, translated as MTAPARTLASSAAGPRSSADLIRAEEPVLAHNYHPLPVVVAHAEGTWVEDVEGRRYLDMLAGYSALNFGHRNPVLIDAAHRQLDRLTLTSRAFHNDRLAQFAESLAELTGLDMVLPMNTGAEAVESAIKVARKWAYEVKGVAPDRATIVVAADNFHGRTTTIVSFSTDETARAGFGPFTPGFRVVPYNDLAALEAAVDETTAAVLIEPIQGEAGVVIPDDGYLTGVRELTRRAGCLFIADEIQSGLGRTGTTLAVEHEDVVPDLLLLGKALGGGIVPVSAVVGRRDVLGVLRPGEHGSTFGGNPLAAAVGSAVVGLLETGEYQSRAAELGVVLRSGLTALVGRGVEGFRSRGLWAGVDIDPAIGTGREISEGLMREGVLVKDTHGSTIRLAPPLTITGEELHSALGALEKVLSQGV; from the coding sequence ATGACCGCTCCCGCCCGTACGCTCGCGTCCTCCGCCGCCGGTCCGCGCTCCTCCGCCGACCTGATCCGCGCCGAGGAGCCCGTCCTCGCACACAACTACCACCCGCTTCCCGTGGTCGTCGCCCACGCCGAGGGCACCTGGGTCGAGGACGTCGAGGGCCGACGCTACCTCGACATGCTGGCGGGCTACTCGGCCCTCAACTTCGGCCACCGCAACCCGGTGCTGATCGACGCGGCCCATCGTCAGCTGGACCGGCTGACGCTCACCTCGCGCGCCTTCCACAACGACCGGCTGGCCCAGTTCGCCGAGTCGCTGGCCGAGTTGACCGGCCTGGACATGGTCCTGCCGATGAACACGGGCGCGGAGGCGGTGGAGAGCGCCATCAAGGTGGCCCGCAAGTGGGCGTACGAGGTGAAGGGCGTCGCGCCGGACCGGGCGACGATCGTGGTGGCCGCGGACAACTTCCACGGCCGTACGACGACGATCGTGAGCTTCTCCACGGACGAGACGGCGCGCGCCGGCTTCGGCCCCTTCACCCCGGGCTTCCGCGTCGTCCCGTACAACGACCTCGCCGCGCTGGAAGCGGCCGTCGACGAGACCACCGCGGCCGTGCTGATCGAGCCCATCCAGGGCGAGGCGGGCGTCGTCATCCCGGACGACGGCTACCTGACGGGTGTCCGGGAGCTGACCCGGCGCGCCGGCTGTCTGTTCATCGCGGACGAGATCCAGTCCGGCCTGGGCCGCACCGGCACCACACTCGCCGTGGAACACGAGGATGTCGTCCCCGACCTGCTCCTCCTGGGCAAGGCGCTCGGCGGAGGCATCGTGCCGGTGTCGGCGGTGGTCGGCCGCCGGGACGTGCTCGGGGTGCTGCGACCCGGTGAGCACGGCTCGACCTTCGGCGGCAATCCGCTGGCCGCGGCGGTCGGCTCCGCGGTCGTCGGACTCCTGGAGACCGGTGAATACCAGAGCAGGGCGGCCGAGTTGGGCGTGGTCCTGCGCAGTGGCCTGACGGCGCTCGTGGGCCGGGGCGTGGAGGGCTTCCGCTCTCGCGGGCTGTGGGCGGGCGTCGACATCGACCCGGCCATCGGAACCGGGCGCGAGATCAGCGAGGGCCTGATGCGTGAGGGAGTCCTGGTCAAGGACACCCACGGATCGACGATCCGACTGGCTCCGCCGTTGACCATCACCGGTGAGGAACTCCACTCCGCCCTGGGTGCCTTGGAGAAGGTGCTGTCACAGGGGGTCTGA
- a CDS encoding GNAT family N-acetyltransferase has product MGQRKGNGPAVRQAVEYDLVELVRLRALLFENLGGPFFSPASADDDWLDALAVVVKEQLTADAVRILVVDGDGDSDGDRGLAACGIATIEQRLPGPHLRNGRIGHVIGVVTDPSYRRRGHSRSIMRSLLDWFEEREVARVDLYASAEGEPLYRELGFTNHPDPALYWRP; this is encoded by the coding sequence ATGGGACAACGCAAAGGAAACGGGCCGGCCGTGCGGCAGGCGGTGGAGTACGACCTGGTGGAGCTCGTGCGTCTGCGGGCCCTGCTGTTCGAGAACCTCGGCGGTCCCTTCTTCAGCCCCGCGTCGGCGGACGACGACTGGCTGGACGCCCTGGCCGTGGTGGTGAAGGAACAGCTGACCGCGGATGCCGTGCGCATCCTCGTGGTGGACGGTGACGGCGACAGCGACGGCGACCGTGGCCTGGCCGCCTGTGGGATCGCCACCATCGAGCAGCGGTTGCCCGGCCCGCATCTGCGCAACGGCCGGATCGGGCATGTGATCGGCGTGGTCACCGACCCGTCGTACCGGCGCCGCGGTCACAGCCGCTCGATCATGCGGAGCCTGCTCGACTGGTTCGAGGAACGTGAGGTCGCCCGAGTGGACCTGTACGCCTCCGCCGAGGGCGAACCGCTGTACCGCGAACTCGGATTCACCAACCACCCCGACCCCGCGCTGTACTGGCGCCCGTGA